The region AAACTGGGTTCTGATGCCAATGCAATTGTTAAGAAAATAGAAGCTGATCGAGTACATTTATGGGCTTATGAAGAAAATGTAGGTCGATGGTTTATTAAAAATCAAGGAATAGACAATGCTGACTATGAGGTTGTCCATGTTCTTAAAGAAGCTGAACTTTATTATGCATTTAGTAAAGATGTAAGCGATGAAACCATTAATGCATTACAGTCAGGGTTAGATAGTCTTAGTTCTAGCACTGGTGAAGCAACGACAGTTTATCAAGATATTGTGAATAAATATCTTTAACGATTATCTTTAATGATTAACTTTAATCATCCGCTAGTCACATGGATGTGGCGAATGTCTGTATTGCAGGAGCAAATACAACCCTTCTCTTCAGTGTTTTGAACTCCTGCGGAATGAACAATGACTTAATGTATTTGGTATAAACCCAACAGGTTTAAACAAACCTGTATCACCCCGGCTAAGGGGAAGATAATCCGAATTGAAAGTTCCAGCCATAAGGGCTGGAGGCGTTATCTCAAGAGGTGACTCAAGGGAAAAGGGAAATGTTGGTGTGAGGTGGCGGATGAATCCGTTAGTAAATTATGCGGTGCCCAATAAATGGTTTGACGGATCAGTGCTAGTGAACTTTGAGCATATAAAACGGGATATGTGTTCAGCGCAAAGCTGAATTGAGCAGCACCTACGGTTCTGAGAGAGGGGTTAGGCGAAAATGCCTCACCTTACTTGATATCCTTTCGCTAACTATTTCCAATCCAAGTTAACGCTAGATCTCAGCAATAAACGACTCACCGTATAGACTAAAATTTACTTATATTTTAGCTGTGACAGTATGAGTTGTGTATTAAGATGAGCTTAAAATAATAGCATCAATAAAGGTAAGTCTTAATTATGGATATCTCACAGCTGGATACTCCGGCGTTAATCGTGGATCTCGATATTCTTGAGAGTAACATTGAGGAAATGCAAAAGAGAATTGACAAATTAGGGTTAATACTTCGCCCGCATACTAAAGCGCATAAAATTCCCGCCATAGCACATATGCAGATAAGATCAGGTGCCCAAGGAATATGTACCTCTAAATTAGGTGAAGCAGAGGTAATGGCTAAGGGAGGGATCAAAGATATTTTGATCACGACCCCCATTGCTGGAAGCACAAAAATTCAACGACTAGTGAATTTGCATCTTAACTTTCCAGATTGCCAATTTATTCAAGTTATTGACCATATGTATCACGTCACTGAGATAGCTAAAGTTGCTATAGAAGCTGGTGTAAGTATTCAGTTAATGATTGAAGTTGAAAGTGGTCAACAGCGCTGCGGTGTTGAAGTTGGGAATGAGCTTGTTGAATTAATAGAGCATATTAATCAACACGAAGGCGTTACTTATGCAGGTATTCAAGCTTATAGCGGTCATTTACAGCATGTGAAAGGTTATGAAAATAGACACGTTCAGGCGAGAGCAGCTGTTGTAGGATTGTTTAATTTTATCGAGTCGACTTTAAAGCCTAAAGGTCTTGAGCCTGAGATTATTAGCGGTGGTGGTACAGGGACTTTTTCGGCATATCAAGGGTTGAATTACAGTGAAATGCAGGCCGGTTCTTATCTATTTATGGATGCGGCTTATTGTGCGATTGGTGACGAATTTAATCCTATGCAAAATAAACAATTTAAAACAGCATTAAAAGTGGTGAGTACCATTATCAGTAAGCCTAAAAGTAACCGAGTTGTGAGTGATGCTGGTATGAAGTGTCTTTCAATTGATTTGGGCATGCCAGTGGTTGATGGCGATAGCAGTATCCGTTATCAAACCGGAGGAGATGAACATGGTATTTTACATTTGAGTGAAGACAGCAGGAGGCTAGAGATTGGTCAGCAGATTGTTTTTATCCCTAGTCACTGTGACACAACGCTAAACAATTTCGATATACTTTATGCTGTACGCGATGGCAAAGTACTTGAAAGATGGTCTATTGAAGGGCGCGGTCGATCTGATTGATAAATTGGTTTTTTATTTACTAAATGATGGGATCAAAATCCTCATTTTCTGGAGGTTCGACAGGGAAGTCAATATGGAAACAGGTACCATCTAGATCCGATTCTTGAATTAATTTAATGCTGCCTTTTAATAAGGTTGCAGCATTAAAAGCACCTGATAAGCCTAAGCCCACCCCCCCCTTGTTACGTGATGTTGTGTAGAAGGGTTCAAAGATCCGAGTTGAGTCATCTTGTGAAATCCCAGAGCCATTATCACGTATCAAAATATTAAGTTGCTTACCGTCGAGAAACGCTTGAATGTGTATCACTGGTTTTTCAACGTGCTTAAATGCATGAGAATAAGCGTTAGATAATACATTGGTGATGATCTGTTTCAGCAAATTATGATTTGTACTAATTGTCAAAGTGTCCTCTAGTTCAAGTTGCATATCGACTGTGATGTCGGTAAATAGGGCTTTGACTGATTCATGGTTATCAATAAAGTCTTGCTTAAGATTAAAACTACGTTTCTCTTCTTGAGTTTGTTGCGCTGCCACAGTTTTAAATTTTTGTATCAAAGTGCTTGCACGAGTGATGTTATTGACGATGAGCTCGCAATTCATTTTGTACTCTTCTAAAATCGTGTCGATTGCTTCTAGGGTGGCATCTTCACTGTGTATAACGGTTACCAGTTCATCAATATGGTGAAGCTGTGAGCTGGCTGCAGTTAAGCATATTCCGATAGGTGTATTGATTTCATGTGCGACTCCAGATACCAAACCACCGAGTGCTGCCATTTTTTCTTGCTCAACGAGGACTTCCTGAGCACGCTTTAATACGATTAGCGATTGTTCTAGCTCTCGAGTTTGCTCTTTTACTTGTCTAGATAGATCTTCTTTATAACTGGTTTCTATTGCTAATAGCCTTTCCCTGTCAGTTAGCGCATCAACTAGTTCCTGCTTAGATCGCTTTATATCTGAAAATGAAGCTCTTAATTGTTCTTGCATGGTATTGATGGCTAGAGAGACTTGATCAAATTCGTCATTTTTATTTTTATTACTATTCTGCTCGAAAGTGAGAGGAACAAAAGGAGAATCAAGATCGATTTTTTGGCAATATTGGCTTATTCGATGTAAGTGCCGTGTGACCATGTACCAGACTAAGAAGAGGATAAAGCCAGCGACAATAGACGTCTTTATGGCATTTGAAAGTAATATGATTATCGCACGATCTAGCAACTTGTTGTACACGGCTTTAAGATCTGCTTGTAGGAGTAATGTACCAACGGGAATGCGATCTGTGCCTGCACGATAAGAGAGTTCAAAGGATTTTTCGATGGTATTTTTAGGTGATAGTTCACCAGCGGTCCATTCTTGACCGCTATCATCGTTAATTGATATATAACTGACGTCGGGTAGCTGAATAAGCCCATGGAGTTGAATGTTGATCAGGCGCTCATCTATGACCCAGATACTGGCTGCCAGTACATCGAGGTTTACTTTTTCTATATTTGTAAACTGCCTGTCGATCCTGTCGACATCGCCTTTATAATCCCTAATGAGTTGAAAGCCGGTTGTTAATAATGTGATTAACGAGCTAAAAATAACAATTGATAGCGTTAGCTTAAAACCCATAGGGCTATGAATTAATTGGCCTGTAAATGACTTCATGAATCCTTTTCTTGTGTTACGAAAGAGCGCTCTTAGCTCAATCCATCATGTTTACGTAAATTGCGCTTGGTTTTGTTGTTATAAGCATAGACGGATAATTAGGTTCGTGTGTCTGTTAATTAATTATAAACAAAGATAAAAGCAGTTACGCGACTTATTCTGTATTGATGAGTGCTTGTGGCATTAATATTGCTTAGTGTTAGTCCTGTTCATTTTATTGACATTAGGCCTGAATATGAAGAAGATAAAGTTGAATTTTGTTAAAAAAACAAGCTCTAAAAAATTGGTTTTTAATGTTATGTTATGGTTAGTCATCGTCGCTGGCATGCTTCTTTTTATACCTAAATCTCTACTGCAAGTTGTCAGTTTAGAGATTCTAGTGACAGAATACTTACACTTTATTAGTTTAGGGTTTATTGTCGGCATTACGTATTTTATGACTCAAGTTTTGGATTATTTTCTCAATGAAGCAATAGCTCACTTGAAATATAAGCGTATTGTTAAGGGAATAGAGGAAAAGGTTAGATTATTAGATCCTACTGAGCGAGCACTATTAAGGGAGTTCTTTCTCCAGGGTGAAACAATCTTAACTTTGCCTGAGGAGGAAATTGCAGTGAAAAGCCTATTAGTAACGAATATTATTGAGAGCATAGGTAATCAGAAGCATTATGCTATTCAAGGGTCCACTGCTGACTATAAAATTTCGATGAGAGCTAGAATTTACTTAAACCGTCAAGTGTTAAGGCTACCCTCTGGTGAGCCGAGTATGGAAGAAATGCAACAGCTTATTAAGGCTAGGCCGAACTTTGCCAATAATGTTGTCGGCTCACGTAAGCATGCGGCTTAAGAGCGAGTATTTATAGCTCCCCTCTTTTTGATATGTCGAATTTAGTATGTCGAAATGGATTAACTATATGGGTCATAACACA is a window of Shewanella sp. VB17 DNA encoding:
- a CDS encoding DSD1 family PLP-dependent enzyme; the protein is MDISQLDTPALIVDLDILESNIEEMQKRIDKLGLILRPHTKAHKIPAIAHMQIRSGAQGICTSKLGEAEVMAKGGIKDILITTPIAGSTKIQRLVNLHLNFPDCQFIQVIDHMYHVTEIAKVAIEAGVSIQLMIEVESGQQRCGVEVGNELVELIEHINQHEGVTYAGIQAYSGHLQHVKGYENRHVQARAAVVGLFNFIESTLKPKGLEPEIISGGGTGTFSAYQGLNYSEMQAGSYLFMDAAYCAIGDEFNPMQNKQFKTALKVVSTIISKPKSNRVVSDAGMKCLSIDLGMPVVDGDSSIRYQTGGDEHGILHLSEDSRRLEIGQQIVFIPSHCDTTLNNFDILYAVRDGKVLERWSIEGRGRSD
- a CDS encoding ATP-binding protein → MKSFTGQLIHSPMGFKLTLSIVIFSSLITLLTTGFQLIRDYKGDVDRIDRQFTNIEKVNLDVLAASIWVIDERLINIQLHGLIQLPDVSYISINDDSGQEWTAGELSPKNTIEKSFELSYRAGTDRIPVGTLLLQADLKAVYNKLLDRAIIILLSNAIKTSIVAGFILFLVWYMVTRHLHRISQYCQKIDLDSPFVPLTFEQNSNKNKNDEFDQVSLAINTMQEQLRASFSDIKRSKQELVDALTDRERLLAIETSYKEDLSRQVKEQTRELEQSLIVLKRAQEVLVEQEKMAALGGLVSGVAHEINTPIGICLTAASSQLHHIDELVTVIHSEDATLEAIDTILEEYKMNCELIVNNITRASTLIQKFKTVAAQQTQEEKRSFNLKQDFIDNHESVKALFTDITVDMQLELEDTLTISTNHNLLKQIITNVLSNAYSHAFKHVEKPVIHIQAFLDGKQLNILIRDNGSGISQDDSTRIFEPFYTTSRNKGGVGLGLSGAFNAATLLKGSIKLIQESDLDGTCFHIDFPVEPPENEDFDPII
- a CDS encoding superinfection exclusion B family protein, whose product is MKKIKLNFVKKTSSKKLVFNVMLWLVIVAGMLLFIPKSLLQVVSLEILVTEYLHFISLGFIVGITYFMTQVLDYFLNEAIAHLKYKRIVKGIEEKVRLLDPTERALLREFFLQGETILTLPEEEIAVKSLLVTNIIESIGNQKHYAIQGSTADYKISMRARIYLNRQVLRLPSGEPSMEEMQQLIKARPNFANNVVGSRKHAA